One window of the Pedobacter ginsengisoli genome contains the following:
- the ispG gene encoding (E)-4-hydroxy-3-methylbut-2-enyl-diphosphate synthase produces MEKVFDQSALQKELKGGYCNSLTQYSRFLTREVSIGDIPMGGLNPIRIQSMTTTDTMDTIGTVEQTIRMVNSGCEYVRITAPSMKEADNLANIKKELRFRGYNVPLVADIHFTPNAAEAAARIVEKVRVNPGNYADKKRFENIEYTQQAYQAELERIYKKFTPLVKICKEYGTAMRIGTNHGSLSDRIMSHYGDTPRGMVESAMEFIRMCEDQNYYNLVISMKASNTQIMVQAYRLLVETMVKEGMNYPLHLGVTEAGDGEDGRIKSAVGIGTLLEDGLGDTIRVSLTEDPEFEAPVAKALALRYETRALINKENSITGKPESIIVRDLPYNPYEYNRRHTQSVQHIGDHHHPVVIIDASKENLKDPYFLSAVGYKYSAGLDKYNMADQAADMVYLGDALPSFSFPGNLKQVYNHQTWLNLKDKNNCHPLFSFEEYIAADVKDGYLNLVKIKAEEGLSKDLSKLQANVIVVLETTAAHGMAMQREFFVSLMKHNLQIPVIVKREYSGINADDLMLYAATDMGALFTDGLGDGIWISADETIGLSLINATSFGILQATRTRISKTEYISCPSCGRTLFDLQETTQLIRSRTDHLKGIKIGIMGCIVNGPGEMADADYGYVGTGPDKITLYRGKEVVKKNVNAARALDDLIELIREDGNWIEVNQS; encoded by the coding sequence ATGGAAAAAGTATTTGATCAGAGCGCGTTACAAAAAGAGTTAAAAGGCGGGTATTGTAACAGTTTAACCCAATATTCAAGGTTTCTAACCAGAGAGGTTAGTATCGGGGATATTCCAATGGGAGGGTTAAATCCAATCCGTATCCAATCTATGACTACCACCGACACCATGGATACTATAGGTACGGTTGAGCAAACCATTAGAATGGTAAACTCAGGTTGTGAATACGTTCGTATTACCGCTCCAAGCATGAAGGAGGCAGATAACCTTGCTAATATTAAAAAAGAATTAAGATTTAGAGGTTATAATGTGCCATTGGTTGCTGATATTCACTTTACGCCCAATGCTGCTGAAGCTGCTGCGCGTATTGTAGAAAAAGTAAGGGTAAACCCCGGTAATTATGCCGATAAGAAACGTTTCGAAAATATTGAATATACACAGCAAGCCTATCAGGCCGAACTGGAACGTATTTATAAGAAATTTACACCACTGGTAAAGATCTGTAAAGAATACGGAACTGCAATGCGCATTGGTACCAACCATGGGTCGTTGTCAGATCGTATCATGAGCCATTACGGCGATACTCCAAGGGGTATGGTGGAATCGGCAATGGAGTTTATCCGTATGTGCGAAGATCAGAATTATTATAATCTGGTTATTTCAATGAAGGCCAGTAATACACAGATCATGGTTCAGGCATACCGCTTATTGGTAGAGACCATGGTAAAAGAAGGTATGAACTATCCTTTGCACCTTGGGGTAACTGAGGCAGGCGATGGAGAAGATGGTCGGATTAAATCGGCCGTAGGTATTGGAACATTACTTGAAGATGGATTAGGCGATACCATTAGGGTATCTTTAACTGAGGACCCTGAATTTGAAGCTCCAGTTGCAAAAGCATTGGCTTTAAGATATGAAACCAGGGCACTCATCAATAAAGAAAATTCAATTACCGGAAAACCAGAAAGCATTATCGTAAGGGATCTTCCTTACAATCCTTACGAATACAACCGTAGGCATACACAATCTGTACAGCATATCGGCGATCACCATCATCCTGTAGTAATCATTGACGCATCTAAAGAAAATTTAAAAGATCCTTACTTTTTAAGTGCAGTTGGCTATAAGTATAGTGCTGGGTTGGATAAATATAATATGGCCGATCAGGCTGCTGATATGGTTTATCTTGGTGATGCATTGCCTTCATTCTCTTTTCCAGGTAATTTAAAGCAGGTTTATAACCATCAGACCTGGTTAAATTTAAAAGACAAGAACAATTGCCACCCCTTATTTTCATTTGAAGAATACATTGCTGCTGATGTTAAGGACGGGTACTTAAATCTTGTAAAAATAAAAGCAGAAGAGGGGCTAAGTAAAGACCTTTCTAAACTGCAAGCCAATGTTATTGTTGTATTGGAAACTACTGCTGCACATGGTATGGCTATGCAAAGAGAGTTTTTTGTATCCCTGATGAAGCATAATTTGCAAATACCGGTTATTGTAAAAAGAGAATACTCTGGTATTAATGCCGATGATCTGATGCTGTATGCAGCTACTGATATGGGGGCTTTGTTTACTGACGGGCTTGGCGATGGCATATGGATAAGTGCTGATGAAACCATTGGGCTATCATTAATTAATGCAACAAGTTTTGGTATTTTACAGGCAACCCGTACGCGAATTTCTAAAACGGAATATATTTCCTGCCCAAGTTGCGGACGAACACTTTTTGATCTTCAGGAAACCACCCAGCTTATCCGCTCACGTACAGACCACCTTAAAGGAATTAAAATTGGTATTATGGGCTGTATAGTAAATGGGCCTGGTGAGATGGCTGATGCCGACTATGGTTACGTAGGAACCGGCCCAGATAAAATAACACTTTATCGTGGTAAAGAGGTAGTAAAGAAAAACGTAAATGCGGCTCGTGCCCTTGACGATCTGATTGAACTGATTAGAGAAGATGGGAATTGGATAGAGGTAAATCAAAGCTAA
- a CDS encoding LiaF transmembrane domain-containing protein codes for MKLDRIMWGIVLLFIGGVLLLENFHIIDFYWRNVWRFWPIFLIIAGVNILFNRSKSQIGGMVSIAILVVTLGVLFYKGQQAPEGRSWSNSHIEEDIDFDNTNSEHLSFSHPFTDTGSVKTILNISGGGTSFDLKGPTDSLITADVQKRGGTFSLQTEKTDSITTVNFKMKGKSKWNMSDGGNDVDMRLNINPIWEMHMNMGAGEVNFDLSQYKVRSFNFDGGAAALDIKFGDLLPITDVAVKTGVADVKIKIPTNSGCRIKTKTGLSSKDFTGFTKLEDGTYETPNYKSSTKKIFINLDGGLSSFEVNRY; via the coding sequence ATGAAACTGGATAGAATAATGTGGGGTATAGTACTGCTTTTTATAGGTGGGGTACTCCTTTTAGAAAACTTTCATATAATTGATTTTTACTGGCGCAATGTTTGGCGTTTCTGGCCAATATTTTTAATTATTGCGGGTGTAAATATCCTTTTTAACAGAAGTAAGTCACAGATAGGTGGAATGGTATCCATCGCGATCCTTGTTGTTACCTTGGGCGTTTTGTTTTATAAAGGTCAACAGGCACCTGAAGGCAGATCATGGTCGAACTCACATATTGAAGAAGATATTGATTTTGACAATACAAATTCTGAACATTTGAGCTTTTCGCATCCTTTTACGGATACTGGTTCTGTTAAAACTATTTTAAATATTTCTGGAGGAGGTACATCTTTCGATCTGAAAGGCCCTACCGATAGTTTAATTACTGCAGATGTGCAGAAAAGAGGTGGAACCTTTTCATTGCAAACAGAAAAAACTGATAGCATAACTACAGTAAACTTTAAAATGAAAGGCAAATCAAAATGGAATATGAGTGACGGTGGAAATGATGTTGACATGAGGTTAAACATTAACCCCATCTGGGAAATGCATATGAACATGGGGGCAGGAGAAGTGAACTTTGATCTTTCACAATACAAAGTACGCTCTTTTAACTTTGATGGTGGTGCTGCGGCCTTAGACATTAAATTTGGCGATTTGCTACCTATTACAGATGTTGCTGTAAAAACCGGCGTTGCTGACGTTAAAATTAAGATTCCGACAAATTCAGGATGCAGGATTAAAACTAAAACAGGGCTGTCATCAAAAGATTTTACAGGATTTACTAAATTGGAGGATGGCACTTACGAAACTCCAAACTATAAATCATCAACAAAAAAGATATTTATCAATTTAGATGGAGGATTGAGTAGCTTTGAAGTAAATCGTTATTAA
- a CDS encoding PspC domain-containing protein — protein sequence MDKRLFRNEHEKVIAGVSSGIAEYMEVDVTIIRLLFVLSTIFLVGTGILVYIIMWIVVPVNNDPAKRFSRFNEFYQGPQNNPFNSPNAFSQPHQSPETPNPSPSQGWTSSTVNEGGFTTQAKQPEFKPYQKSDTGRTVGGLFLLVIGLYFLMNEFNIIPFWFSIGKLWPLVFVAIGVSFILKSKRKDAWEEWKKQNPTSTDAPANPSTGEGSVEDNTDDRFTKKDI from the coding sequence ATGGACAAGAGATTATTTAGAAATGAGCATGAGAAAGTAATTGCAGGTGTGTCATCTGGAATTGCAGAGTACATGGAGGTGGATGTGACGATAATAAGATTATTGTTCGTACTCTCAACCATCTTTTTAGTTGGAACAGGGATTTTGGTGTATATCATTATGTGGATTGTGGTGCCCGTTAATAACGATCCGGCAAAAAGATTTTCAAGATTTAATGAGTTCTATCAAGGGCCTCAAAATAACCCTTTTAACTCGCCAAATGCGTTCTCGCAACCACATCAAAGCCCCGAAACACCAAATCCATCTCCATCGCAGGGATGGACTTCATCAACGGTAAATGAGGGGGGCTTTACAACACAGGCCAAACAACCTGAGTTTAAACCCTATCAGAAAAGTGATACTGGCAGAACCGTAGGGGGGTTGTTTTTATTGGTAATAGGTTTGTATTTTCTGATGAACGAATTTAACATTATACCTTTCTGGTTTAGCATTGGTAAGTTGTGGCCCCTTGTATTTGTTGCAATTGGAGTAAGTTTTATTCTTAAATCTAAAAGAAAAGATGCCTGGGAAGAGTGGAAAAAACAAAATCCAACATCTACAGATGCACCGGCTAACCCAAGTACAGGCGAAGGAAGTGTAGAAGATAATACAGACGATAGATTCACCAAAAAAGATATATAA
- a CDS encoding MlaE family ABC transporter permease — MNFTNFGRYLLLLKAVFRKPEKFKIYLKAIFKQMDFVGVGSLGLIAIISTFIGAVMTLQIAFQLVSDFIPKTIIGSVNRDSSILELSPTITAIVLAGKIGSAISSEIGTMRVSEQIDALEIMGINSPGYLILPKIIAGITMVPLLVIMSMFLSITGGYIGGTLSGAVSPAEYIQGITTDFNPYTITVALVKAFVFGFIITSVPAYEGFYVKGGALEVAQASTRAVVVSCITILACDYIVTQLLL; from the coding sequence ATGAATTTCACCAATTTTGGCAGGTACCTACTTTTATTGAAAGCGGTATTTAGAAAGCCCGAAAAGTTTAAAATATACTTGAAGGCCATCTTTAAACAAATGGATTTTGTAGGTGTAGGCTCTCTTGGGCTTATTGCTATCATTTCTACTTTTATAGGAGCGGTAATGACACTACAAATTGCTTTCCAGCTAGTTAGCGACTTCATTCCTAAAACCATTATTGGCTCTGTAAATAGGGACTCCAGTATTCTTGAGCTTAGTCCTACCATTACTGCAATTGTTCTGGCCGGTAAAATCGGATCTGCTATTTCATCTGAAATTGGGACAATGCGCGTTAGTGAGCAGATTGATGCATTAGAGATCATGGGCATTAACTCTCCCGGTTATCTGATACTTCCTAAAATTATTGCAGGTATTACCATGGTTCCTCTATTGGTAATTATGTCTATGTTTTTAAGCATTACCGGCGGATACATTGGCGGAACTTTATCTGGAGCGGTTTCTCCTGCCGAATACATCCAGGGTATCACTACCGATTTCAATCCATACACTATTACCGTTGCACTTGTAAAGGCTTTTGTATTTGGTTTTATCATAACATCTGTTCCTGCGTACGAAGGTTTTTATGTGAAAGGTGGCGCCCTTGAAGTTGCCCAGGCAAGTACCAGAGCTGTGGTTGTTAGCTGTATAACTATATTGGCATGTGATTACATTGTAACCCAGTTATTATTATGA
- a CDS encoding class I SAM-dependent methyltransferase: MISLLTPTHWKDYELIDCGDFEKLERFGNLVLSRPEPQAVWKKTLSEQEWKKQINIRFKGRSATSGEWIKSAAHLPDRWNVEYKNDDVSINLRLGLTSFKHVGVFPEQAVNWDYISSSIKKFKTRSPKVLNLFAYTGAASLIAKAAGADTTHVDSIKQVVNWANENQELSKLKDVRWVVEDALKFVKRELKRGKKYNGIILDPPAFGHGPNGEKWKLEDHIQEMMQDVVQLLDEEEHFLILNTYSLGFSSVIVENLIKTSFPQVKNLETGELYLQATSGIKLPLGVFGKFNTFK, encoded by the coding sequence ATGATAAGCCTGCTAACACCCACGCATTGGAAAGATTATGAGCTGATTGATTGTGGTGATTTTGAAAAATTAGAACGTTTTGGCAATCTGGTATTATCCAGACCTGAGCCGCAAGCCGTATGGAAAAAAACCTTGTCCGAACAAGAATGGAAAAAACAAATTAACATCCGATTTAAAGGTCGTTCTGCAACTTCTGGAGAATGGATTAAGAGTGCCGCACACTTACCGGACCGATGGAATGTTGAGTACAAAAACGATGATGTAAGCATTAATCTTCGCTTAGGATTAACCTCATTTAAGCATGTGGGTGTATTTCCTGAACAAGCAGTGAATTGGGATTACATCTCTTCGTCAATAAAGAAATTTAAAACCCGAAGCCCTAAAGTATTAAACTTATTTGCATATACAGGAGCCGCTTCTTTAATTGCTAAGGCTGCCGGAGCAGACACAACCCATGTGGACTCCATTAAACAAGTAGTAAATTGGGCAAACGAAAACCAAGAGCTTTCTAAACTTAAAGATGTACGCTGGGTGGTTGAAGATGCCTTAAAGTTTGTAAAAAGAGAACTTAAACGCGGTAAAAAATATAATGGGATAATACTAGATCCTCCGGCCTTTGGTCATGGCCCGAATGGCGAAAAATGGAAACTGGAAGACCATATTCAGGAAATGATGCAGGATGTTGTACAATTGCTTGATGAAGAAGAACATTTCCTGATCTTAAATACTTACTCATTAGGTTTTTCTTCCGTTATCGTAGAGAATCTAATTAAAACTTCATTTCCTCAGGTTAAAAATCTTGAAACTGGAGAATTGTATTTGCAGGCAACCTCGGGCATTAAATTGCCTTTGGGAGTATTCGGCAAGTTCAATACTTTTAAATAA
- a CDS encoding hemin-degrading factor, whose amino-acid sequence MEKILDLKSQWEAFKIENPKVRIRDAAKQLGASEAELIATTVNSTAIRLQDQFQEILKDVESLGYVMALTRNDFCVHERKGIYKKVSFKGMMGLAVNPDIDLRLFMSAWKSAFAVNENDRKSLQFFGKDGEAIHKIYLTDKSETDAYSALVKKYTAEDQTAELEIVTEKTVVEEKPDLEVDVEAFKKEWLALKDTHDFHGLLRGYGLSRTQGLRLAPEGHAVQITTDSLKAILTKASETDLEIMVFTSNPGCIQIHTGLVKKLLQTGPWFNVLDTEFNMHLREDGIANIWLVKKPTDDGIVTSIEVFDKDGNIIVQFFGKRKPGIPENENWRVIANELAVIA is encoded by the coding sequence ATGGAAAAGATTTTAGATTTAAAAAGCCAATGGGAAGCATTTAAAATAGAAAACCCAAAAGTCCGTATCAGAGATGCAGCAAAGCAACTTGGTGCCAGCGAAGCGGAGTTAATTGCAACAACTGTAAATTCAACGGCTATCCGTTTGCAGGATCAGTTCCAGGAAATCTTAAAAGATGTTGAAAGTTTAGGGTATGTAATGGCTTTGACGCGTAACGACTTTTGTGTTCATGAACGGAAAGGAATCTATAAAAAAGTTTCTTTTAAAGGCATGATGGGATTGGCTGTAAATCCTGATATCGATTTGAGATTGTTTATGAGTGCATGGAAATCGGCATTTGCGGTTAATGAGAATGACCGTAAAAGTCTGCAGTTTTTTGGTAAAGATGGTGAGGCTATACATAAGATCTATTTAACAGACAAGAGTGAGACGGATGCCTATAGTGCATTGGTTAAAAAATATACTGCAGAAGATCAGACTGCTGAACTAGAAATAGTTACAGAGAAAACAGTTGTAGAAGAAAAGCCAGATCTGGAAGTTGATGTAGAAGCATTTAAAAAGGAATGGTTGGCATTAAAGGATACGCACGATTTTCATGGTTTACTAAGAGGTTATGGACTAAGTCGTACACAGGGTTTGCGTTTGGCACCAGAAGGCCATGCCGTACAAATTACAACCGATTCTTTAAAAGCAATTTTAACCAAAGCCTCAGAAACAGACCTTGAAATAATGGTCTTTACCTCAAACCCTGGTTGCATTCAGATTCATACAGGTCTTGTAAAGAAGCTTCTTCAAACGGGTCCGTGGTTTAATGTTTTGGATACAGAATTTAACATGCACCTTAGAGAAGATGGCATTGCAAATATATGGCTGGTTAAAAAGCCAACAGATGACGGTATTGTAACCAGCATAGAGGTATTTGATAAAGATGGAAACATCATTGTTCAGTTTTTTGGAAAACGTAAACCTGGTATTCCAGAAAATGAGAATTGGAGAGTGATAGCAAATGAATTAGCTGTAATTGCGTAA
- a CDS encoding sensor histidine kinase gives MRRLLILIAVILFAKIQAIAQVIYLNDKTPYSNLGKQVTYIEDKTALLTIDKVKLLEKAGKFKPGESSILNLGNTKSAFWIKISYVNQSSGKAYLIADMPNIEYIDCYADRADGTWIHYKSGALKSSSILVKSENRYTFSLPQNAHQTGVQHIFLRVKTDNYLPLPLKMATSDTLVSGPTLRDYLEIVFMGVLLSLFVYNIFLYMNMRDKLYLYYCLYVPGLFIYVSLYLRGYAYLLSPKIRDIINIYPHAFLAVTVVFGILFCRRFLNLRITAPKFLKIYLALIFLCVGLFIVSILGYKGIAANYTQLLMSISVVTLWISGFAAYRAGHTPAGYYILAWTFIALAILAVILTLAKLFPFTDYTFDLLPIGSAIELLLLSFAMGYRYNAVFKREQQTRDENLMLVSDQNLHLENLVKERTLKLSETISELEISNSVKNKLFSIIAHDLRSPFNSLTGIFALKDMDMLTLEDYKILLTENQKHIETINSSLNNLLYWARRQMEVVNSVPTTFELKPFIEKLLLVYLPLIHKKGILTNINLSESFSAYADEDHVQLILRNLIDNAIKFTPSGNDIGITLKKQVDTVEICVWNTINNPEQFDLEDIRNPKTGGATYGTENEKGIGLGLTLIREYIKANDSKLNIDLHGDKVSFSFDLPLSNSHLL, from the coding sequence ATGCGCCGCTTGCTGATTTTAATTGCCGTTATACTTTTTGCTAAGATCCAGGCTATAGCTCAGGTTATTTACCTCAACGACAAAACTCCTTATAGCAACCTAGGCAAACAAGTAACTTATATTGAAGACAAGACGGCATTATTAACGATTGACAAAGTTAAATTACTGGAAAAAGCCGGAAAATTTAAACCCGGCGAATCAAGCATATTAAATCTGGGAAATACAAAATCTGCATTTTGGATTAAAATAAGCTATGTTAATCAAAGCTCTGGCAAGGCTTATTTAATTGCAGACATGCCAAATATTGAATATATTGATTGCTATGCTGATCGTGCTGACGGAACATGGATTCATTACAAATCTGGGGCACTGAAATCTTCAAGTATTCTGGTAAAATCAGAAAATCGTTATACTTTCAGTTTACCTCAAAACGCTCATCAAACTGGTGTTCAGCATATTTTTTTAAGGGTTAAAACAGACAATTATCTGCCACTACCTTTAAAAATGGCTACTTCAGATACTTTAGTTTCTGGCCCTACCCTCAGAGACTATCTGGAAATTGTTTTTATGGGTGTTCTGCTTTCTTTATTTGTGTATAACATTTTCTTATACATGAACATGAGGGATAAATTATACCTGTATTACTGCTTGTATGTACCGGGGCTATTTATATATGTTTCTTTGTATTTAAGAGGTTACGCTTATCTCCTTAGCCCTAAAATAAGAGACATCATCAATATCTACCCACATGCTTTCCTGGCTGTAACAGTTGTTTTTGGAATTTTATTCTGCCGTCGTTTTCTCAACCTTCGTATAACTGCACCAAAGTTCTTAAAAATTTATCTGGCACTTATTTTCTTATGCGTCGGCTTATTTATTGTCAGCATTCTAGGGTATAAGGGAATAGCGGCTAACTATACCCAACTATTAATGTCGATTTCTGTTGTCACTTTATGGATTTCAGGATTTGCTGCTTACAGGGCAGGACACACTCCTGCAGGCTATTATATACTTGCATGGACTTTTATAGCCCTTGCCATCCTGGCCGTTATTTTAACCCTTGCAAAGCTATTTCCTTTTACTGATTACACCTTCGACCTCTTACCAATAGGATCGGCAATTGAATTGCTTTTGCTATCATTTGCAATGGGGTATCGTTACAACGCGGTATTTAAACGGGAGCAACAAACACGTGATGAAAATTTGATGTTAGTGAGTGATCAAAATCTGCATTTAGAAAATCTTGTTAAGGAGCGGACATTGAAGCTCAGCGAAACAATATCAGAACTGGAAATTTCGAATTCAGTAAAAAACAAGCTATTCTCTATCATTGCTCACGACCTTAGAAGCCCTTTTAATAGTTTGACAGGAATTTTTGCCCTTAAAGATATGGACATGCTAACTCTGGAAGATTATAAAATACTGCTAACAGAAAATCAAAAGCATATTGAAACAATTAACAGCTCTCTAAATAACCTGTTGTATTGGGCAAGGCGACAAATGGAAGTGGTAAATAGTGTACCCACCACATTTGAGCTTAAACCTTTTATCGAAAAATTACTTTTGGTTTATCTGCCGCTGATCCACAAGAAGGGGATATTGACAAATATAAACTTATCAGAATCTTTTTCAGCTTATGCTGATGAAGATCATGTACAACTTATTCTAAGGAATCTGATTGACAATGCAATTAAGTTTACACCTTCGGGTAACGACATTGGAATCACTTTAAAAAAGCAGGTTGATACGGTAGAAATTTGCGTATGGAATACGATCAATAATCCAGAGCAGTTTGACCTTGAAGACATTAGAAATCCAAAAACCGGAGGTGCAACCTATGGAACTGAAAACGAAAAAGGTATAGGTTTAGGCCTTACACTAATCAGAGAATATATTAAAGCTAACGACAGTAAATTGAACATTGACCTGCATGGAGATAAAGTATCTTTTAGCTTTGATTTACCTCTATCCAATTCCCATCTTCTCTAA
- a CDS encoding ABC transporter ATP-binding protein, which produces MIEIKDIHKSFGSNKVLQGISGKFEAGVTNLIIGGSGSGKTTLLKCMIGLHHPEQGSVEYDGREFTSMNFEEKIEIRKEIGMLFQGSALFDSMTVEENIMFPLNMFTDQDRKEKLERVNFCLERVNLEGKNKLFPAELSGGMKKRVGIARAIAMNPKYLFVDEPNSGLDPKTSIVIDELIKELTEEYNTTTIVVTHDMNSVMGIGDYILFLHEGKKFWEGSNKEIAHTDIQELNDFVFASRFMKAAKGKF; this is translated from the coding sequence ATGATTGAGATTAAGGACATACACAAATCGTTTGGCAGCAACAAAGTACTACAGGGAATTTCCGGTAAGTTTGAAGCTGGTGTAACTAACCTGATCATTGGAGGCTCGGGCTCCGGTAAAACTACTTTACTTAAATGTATGATCGGCTTGCATCATCCTGAACAAGGAAGTGTGGAATACGATGGGCGTGAGTTTACTTCGATGAATTTCGAAGAAAAGATAGAGATTAGAAAGGAAATAGGGATGCTATTCCAGGGATCGGCATTATTTGATTCGATGACTGTTGAAGAGAACATTATGTTTCCCTTAAATATGTTTACAGATCAGGACCGAAAAGAAAAGCTGGAACGCGTAAATTTTTGTCTGGAGCGGGTAAATCTTGAAGGAAAAAATAAACTTTTCCCCGCTGAACTTTCTGGTGGTATGAAAAAACGTGTGGGTATTGCCCGCGCTATTGCCATGAACCCGAAGTATTTGTTTGTGGATGAGCCCAACTCAGGCCTTGATCCAAAAACTTCGATTGTAATTGATGAATTGATTAAAGAACTTACTGAAGAATACAATACAACAACCATAGTAGTTACCCATGACATGAACTCTGTTATGGGTATTGGGGACTATATTCTTTTCTTGCACGAGGGCAAGAAATTCTGGGAAGGATCTAACAAAGAGATTGCCCATACTGACATTCAAGAACTAAATGATTTCGTTTTTGCAAGCCGATTTATGAAGGCTGCAAAAGGAAAGTTTTAA
- a CDS encoding RDD family protein, which translates to MESKNEIEYTVVINGKPEGPYQLEQLKSLNILPGTFIRKPGMDDYKEAHELLELRELLGFTYQKTAPQYFASFDQRLLASVIDYFFLTLAYVLLVLFSFIFVEEKTQRIAVSVAGLPLISIAKFIYSSIAEASDKQATLGKRLLNIKVTDLGGNRISLNNAYGRNAAKVLSVAPFFLGYLYSFLNKKQQCFHDLMANTLVIKDRLI; encoded by the coding sequence ATGGAAAGTAAGAACGAAATTGAATATACCGTTGTAATAAACGGAAAGCCAGAAGGGCCATATCAATTAGAACAATTAAAATCACTAAATATCCTCCCTGGAACATTCATTAGGAAACCGGGTATGGATGATTATAAAGAAGCTCACGAGTTGTTGGAACTGCGTGAGCTTCTTGGTTTTACCTATCAAAAAACAGCCCCTCAATATTTTGCCTCGTTCGATCAGCGTTTGTTGGCTTCCGTTATAGATTATTTTTTCTTAACACTGGCTTATGTGTTGCTTGTGTTATTTAGCTTCATCTTTGTTGAAGAAAAAACTCAGCGGATTGCAGTTTCAGTGGCGGGTTTGCCACTCATTTCTATTGCTAAATTTATCTATAGCAGTATTGCCGAAGCATCCGATAAACAAGCTACACTTGGTAAGCGATTGCTTAATATTAAAGTTACAGATCTGGGAGGAAACAGGATTAGTTTAAATAATGCTTATGGTCGTAATGCAGCTAAAGTCCTATCTGTAGCCCCATTCTTTTTGGGTTACCTGTATAGCTTTCTCAATAAAAAGCAACAGTGTTTTCACGATTTGATGGCCAATACATTGGTTATAAAAGACCGGCTGATCTGA
- a CDS encoding SDR family oxidoreductase: MNAIITGATKGIGKAIAIKLAGNGYNLAVCSRSKTELERFTEELKYTGVKIFTYQADCSIKEEVYAFCNAAKNEMTEVDVLVNNAGMFLQGSIVDEADDQLEKQINLNLNAAYYMSKFFGKMMRTKQSGHIFNICSIASKQNAENAGSYSVTKTALLSLNNVFREELSKYNVKVTAVLPGSTLTSSWEGTEIPADRFVQPEDIANTIYTILNLSSGVNVDEITIKPIQF, from the coding sequence ATGAATGCAATTATTACTGGAGCTACTAAAGGAATTGGAAAGGCCATTGCAATAAAACTGGCTGGTAATGGATACAATTTAGCAGTATGTTCAAGAAGTAAAACCGAGTTGGAGCGTTTTACCGAAGAGCTAAAATATACTGGAGTTAAGATATTTACCTACCAAGCCGATTGCAGCATTAAAGAAGAGGTATATGCATTTTGCAATGCTGCAAAAAATGAAATGACTGAAGTTGATGTTTTAGTGAATAATGCAGGTATGTTTTTGCAGGGTTCTATTGTTGATGAGGCTGATGATCAGCTTGAAAAGCAAATAAATCTGAACCTGAATGCAGCTTATTACATGTCAAAGTTTTTTGGTAAAATGATGCGTACAAAGCAATCAGGCCATATTTTTAATATATGTTCAATTGCCAGTAAACAAAATGCAGAAAATGCTGGTAGCTATAGTGTAACTAAAACGGCATTGCTCAGTCTTAATAATGTATTTAGGGAGGAATTATCAAAATACAACGTTAAGGTAACAGCTGTATTGCCAGGTTCTACACTAACATCGTCATGGGAGGGAACAGAAATCCCAGCTGATCGTTTTGTACAACCAGAAGATATTGCTAACACCATATACACCATTTTAAACTTAAGCAGTGGGGTAAATGTTGATGAGATAACTATAAAGCCGATACAGTTTTAA